A window of the Cystobacter fuscus genome harbors these coding sequences:
- a CDS encoding TetR/AcrR family transcriptional regulator, translating to MRYGPEHKQSTHTRILAAAESLFRKHGFEGASVERVMRAAGLTVGGFYAHFASKEALVVESLRAFLQQRRARWGAGLEELRGQEWLGHFVRRYLNRQLRDDPTTACIMPSVLSDLTRSSPEVQAMLAEELDALAREAQAHLEDEPGRTARQKALATIVVCFGAMTLARATASQPLSDELLAAARALLLNPEDAPSASPAPSGPRRRS from the coding sequence ATGAGGTACGGACCCGAACACAAACAGTCGACACACACGCGTATCCTCGCGGCCGCGGAGTCGCTCTTCCGCAAGCATGGCTTCGAGGGGGCGAGCGTGGAGCGCGTCATGCGCGCCGCGGGCCTGACGGTGGGAGGCTTCTACGCGCACTTCGCCTCGAAGGAGGCGCTCGTCGTGGAGAGCCTGCGGGCCTTCCTCCAGCAGCGCCGGGCGCGGTGGGGGGCGGGGCTCGAGGAGCTACGAGGCCAGGAGTGGCTGGGCCACTTCGTGCGCCGCTACCTCAACCGGCAGCTCCGGGATGACCCGACGACGGCCTGCATCATGCCGTCCGTCCTGTCGGACCTCACGCGCTCCTCCCCCGAGGTGCAGGCGATGCTCGCCGAGGAGCTCGACGCGCTGGCGCGCGAGGCCCAGGCGCATCTGGAGGACGAGCCGGGCAGGACGGCACGCCAGAAGGCGTTGGCGACGATCGTGGTGTGCTTCGGGGCCATGACGCTGGCGCGGGCCACGGCCTCTCAGCCGCTGTCGGACGAGCTGCTCGCGGCCGCGCGGGCGCTCCTGCTGAACCCGGAGGATGCGCCGTCCGCCTCCCCTGCCCCGTCCGGACCCAGGCGGCGCTCCTAG
- a CDS encoding LysM peptidoglycan-binding domain-containing protein, whose product MSSYRIRSGDTLSSIARRYGTTVDALANANNIRDPNRISAGRQLDIPSQRAPSTSPRVPPPPSRPSAQAPLPAPPPHRADTFTPGAQTPRATTERTWSDPNNPGKTYPSRDGVPRFSQGDTDWAGSRLGGAGEVGASSRDSIQQQGCAITASAMAVSALSGQTITPAQMDGYLDRNRGYSGNSVDFTRVGGAANTQPPITSTRVRGSLTPEGIDQQLDAGRPVLVGVNYRTTNTEKPDHWLTVTGRNSDGSYRAIDPNGGGELTLHRDGNQLVASTAEGARHDYRFSGQGVTFSGGNPVRPNGQDVVANASPEELAPTELAPTELAPTTDVAATTGDNAILGQLQTRGASPRTASQDRAPEGIEGSQQMAENDRARLERFRDTFQQVGNEYGLPPALLAAIASRESRGGNGLNPDGTAKYDPNGYGLMQIDALHNPELIRGGPYSREHVAAAAGLLRDNLRAMQSAHPEWSPAEQLRGAVAAYNMGPGNVRTVANMDVGSTGGDYSSDVWARAQYLASRGF is encoded by the coding sequence ATGAGCAGCTACCGGATTCGCTCGGGTGACACGTTGAGCAGCATCGCCCGGCGCTACGGCACCACCGTGGACGCCCTGGCCAACGCCAACAACATCCGGGATCCGAACAGGATCTCCGCGGGGCGCCAGTTGGACATTCCCAGCCAGCGGGCGCCCTCCACGAGCCCCCGGGTTCCGCCACCGCCTTCGCGTCCGTCCGCCCAGGCCCCGCTCCCCGCGCCGCCCCCGCATCGGGCCGACACCTTCACGCCCGGAGCGCAGACGCCGCGGGCCACCACCGAGCGGACCTGGAGCGATCCGAACAATCCCGGGAAGACGTACCCGAGCCGTGATGGCGTGCCGCGCTTCAGCCAGGGGGACACGGACTGGGCGGGCTCCCGGCTGGGCGGGGCGGGTGAGGTGGGGGCGAGCAGCCGCGACAGCATCCAGCAACAGGGTTGTGCCATCACCGCCAGCGCCATGGCGGTCAGCGCCCTGAGCGGCCAGACGATCACCCCGGCGCAGATGGATGGCTACCTGGACCGCAATCGTGGCTACAGCGGCAACAGCGTGGACTTCACCCGCGTGGGCGGAGCCGCCAACACCCAGCCGCCCATCACCTCCACCCGTGTCCGGGGCAGCCTCACGCCCGAGGGCATCGACCAGCAGCTCGACGCCGGTCGTCCCGTGCTGGTGGGCGTGAACTACCGCACCACCAATACCGAGAAGCCGGACCACTGGCTGACCGTCACGGGGCGCAACTCGGACGGCAGCTACCGGGCCATCGATCCGAACGGGGGCGGGGAGCTCACCCTGCACCGGGACGGCAATCAACTGGTGGCGTCGACGGCCGAGGGTGCCCGCCACGACTACCGCTTCAGCGGTCAGGGCGTGACGTTCTCCGGTGGCAACCCGGTGCGCCCCAACGGCCAGGACGTGGTCGCGAATGCCAGCCCCGAGGAACTCGCGCCCACGGAGCTGGCTCCCACCGAGCTCGCCCCCACCACGGACGTCGCCGCCACCACCGGGGACAATGCCATCCTGGGCCAGCTCCAGACGCGCGGGGCCTCGCCTCGCACCGCCTCGCAGGATCGCGCGCCCGAGGGCATCGAGGGCTCCCAGCAGATGGCGGAGAATGATCGCGCGCGCCTGGAGCGCTTCCGGGACACCTTCCAGCAGGTGGGCAACGAGTACGGCCTGCCTCCCGCGCTGCTGGCCGCGATCGCCAGCCGCGAGTCCCGTGGCGGCAATGGCCTGAACCCGGATGGCACCGCGAAGTACGATCCCAACGGCTACGGGCTGATGCAGATCGACGCCCTGCACAACCCGGAGCTCATCCGGGGCGGGCCCTATAGCCGGGAGCACGTCGCCGCCGCCGCCGGGCTGCTGCGTGACAACCTGCGCGCCATGCAGAGCGCGCATCCGGAGTGGAGCCCCGCCGAGCAGCTTCGTGGCGCGGTGGCCGCGTACAACATGGGCCCGGGCAATGTGCGGACGGTGGCGAACATGGATGTCGGCTCCACCGGGGGCGACTACTCGTCCGACGTGTGGGCCCGCGCCCAGTACCTGGCCTCGCGGGGTTTCTAG
- a CDS encoding PaaI family thioesterase, producing the protein MTLLPAGDGFSTMDLHTTFVRAIGQEQGKLTCEAEIIHMGGRMATAQGRQRDDAGRRYAHGVTTCMIFRWPRSGEQEG; encoded by the coding sequence ATGACCCTGCTGCCCGCGGGTGACGGCTTCTCCACGATGGATCTCCACACGACGTTCGTGCGGGCCATCGGCCAGGAGCAGGGGAAGTTGACCTGCGAGGCGGAAATCATCCACATGGGGGGCCGCATGGCGACCGCCCAGGGAAGGCAGAGGGATGACGCGGGCAGGCGCTATGCCCATGGTGTCACCACCTGCATGATCTTCCGGTGGCCCCGGTCAGGTGAGCAGGAGGGATAG